In Phreatobacter aquaticus, a single genomic region encodes these proteins:
- a CDS encoding Zn-dependent hydrolase produces the protein MTASPVAVNTQRVIADLNALRAIGAYKTGVHKPTFSPEHMQSLDWLSRRFGEAGLSGELDGIGNLVGQSPKSGPKLLAGSHLESQSHAGWLDGPLGVVYALEAARVLNNDPAISGAVEVAAWCDEEGHFGSLMGSRSYVGAVTDEEIDAARDRKSGRSMRDALREVGLEGRPRAMVEPGRHIGYLEAHIEQGDTLESQGLKIGVVTSIVGIWQYRITFTGVQNHAGTTRMAVRKDAGLALAYFCVAVDERFPKVASPRTVWTTGRITLDPGAPSIIPGSAEMLLQIRDADVEVIARLEALLRSMAEEASTNGPCQVAIERIRVGAPAAMDGRIQDAVEAASGVFAPSKSLRMQSGAGHDAQILATVMPAGMLFVPSIGGISHHWTENTSDEDIAIGAQVFVEACRRILAAG, from the coding sequence ATGACGGCCAGCCCTGTGGCGGTAAACACTCAGCGCGTGATCGCGGACCTCAATGCGCTGCGCGCCATCGGGGCCTACAAAACCGGCGTCCACAAGCCGACATTCTCACCCGAGCACATGCAATCGCTGGACTGGCTGTCGCGGCGGTTCGGCGAGGCCGGCCTATCGGGCGAGCTCGATGGCATCGGCAATCTCGTTGGGCAGAGCCCAAAGTCCGGCCCGAAGCTGCTCGCGGGGTCGCATCTGGAGAGCCAGTCGCATGCCGGCTGGCTCGATGGTCCGCTCGGCGTCGTCTATGCGCTGGAGGCCGCGCGCGTCCTCAACAATGATCCCGCGATATCCGGCGCGGTGGAGGTCGCGGCCTGGTGCGACGAGGAGGGCCATTTCGGCTCGCTGATGGGGTCCAGGTCCTATGTCGGCGCGGTCACGGACGAGGAAATCGACGCCGCGCGCGATCGCAAGAGCGGCCGCAGCATGCGTGACGCGCTGCGCGAGGTCGGCCTCGAAGGCCGGCCCCGGGCCATGGTCGAGCCGGGGCGCCATATCGGCTATCTCGAGGCGCATATCGAACAGGGCGACACACTGGAATCGCAAGGCCTGAAGATCGGAGTCGTGACCTCCATTGTCGGCATCTGGCAATATCGGATCACGTTCACCGGCGTCCAGAACCATGCGGGAACCACGCGCATGGCCGTGCGCAAGGATGCGGGCCTCGCCCTGGCCTATTTCTGCGTAGCCGTCGACGAACGCTTTCCCAAGGTCGCAAGCCCCCGGACGGTGTGGACCACCGGGCGCATCACGCTCGATCCGGGCGCGCCCAGCATCATCCCCGGCAGCGCGGAAATGCTGCTCCAGATTCGCGATGCCGACGTCGAGGTGATCGCGCGCCTCGAGGCGCTTTTGCGAAGCATGGCCGAGGAGGCTTCGACCAATGGTCCGTGCCAGGTCGCGATCGAGCGGATCCGGGTCGGCGCGCCCGCGGCCATGGACGGCCGCATCCAGGATGCCGTGGAGGCCGCGAGCGGCGTCTTTGCGCCGTCGAAGTCCCTGCGCATGCAGAGCGGTGCCGGCCATGACGCCCAGATCCTGGCAACAGTGATGCCGGCAGGCATGCTGTTCGTGCCGTCCATCGGCGGCATCAGCCACCATTGGACCGAGAACACGTCCGACGAGGACATCGCCATTGGCGCTCAGGTGTTCGTCGAGGCGTGCCGGCGCATTCTCGCCGCCGGCTAG
- a CDS encoding DctP family TRAP transporter solute-binding subunit, with protein MSHQSRISRRSLGLLAGGAVAAAYVRTASAQTVLKFAYVYEPGEPHHKGAVTAAAEIEQKTAGRYKIQLFPSGTLGKESDLNQGLSLGSIDMTISAASFQAQVAKRIGVAYFPFVFRDYEHVMLYGKSAVYASFVEDYQKATSNRIVALTYAAERQVTSNKPILTPEDMKGLKIRVPDSAAYMAFPKALGANPTPIALGEVYLALQSGVVDAQENAFNTIWSRKFHEVQKHISLTGHVIDSLNSIVSGLLWNRLSAADKTIFTEAMQKGAQQASQEIRDQDKVLMEEVRKANTSTIHTVDKERFRQAVLASSKPEDFGYQRADYDKIIALK; from the coding sequence ATGTCGCATCAGTCCCGGATTTCGCGTCGCAGCCTTGGTCTTCTTGCCGGCGGTGCCGTCGCTGCAGCCTATGTGCGCACGGCCTCGGCGCAGACGGTCCTCAAGTTCGCCTATGTCTATGAGCCTGGCGAGCCGCATCACAAGGGCGCGGTCACCGCCGCCGCCGAGATCGAACAGAAGACGGCCGGCCGCTACAAGATCCAGCTGTTTCCCTCGGGCACGCTCGGCAAGGAATCCGACCTCAATCAGGGCCTGTCGCTCGGCTCTATCGACATGACGATCAGTGCGGCCAGCTTCCAGGCGCAGGTCGCCAAGCGCATCGGGGTGGCCTATTTCCCCTTCGTGTTCCGCGACTATGAGCACGTCATGCTCTACGGCAAGAGTGCCGTCTACGCCTCCTTCGTGGAGGACTATCAGAAGGCGACCTCGAACCGGATCGTCGCGCTGACCTATGCCGCGGAACGGCAGGTGACCTCCAACAAGCCGATCCTGACGCCTGAGGACATGAAGGGCCTGAAGATCCGCGTGCCGGATTCTGCCGCTTACATGGCCTTCCCCAAGGCGCTCGGCGCCAATCCGACGCCCATCGCGCTCGGCGAGGTCTATCTGGCGCTGCAGAGCGGCGTCGTCGATGCCCAGGAGAACGCCTTCAACACGATCTGGTCGCGCAAGTTCCACGAGGTGCAGAAGCACATCTCGCTGACCGGGCATGTCATCGACTCGCTGAACTCAATCGTCTCGGGCCTGCTGTGGAACCGGCTGAGCGCCGCCGACAAGACGATCTTCACCGAGGCCATGCAGAAGGGCGCGCAGCAGGCGAGCCAGGAAATCCGCGACCAGGACAAGGTGCTGATGGAGGAGGTGCGCAAGGCCAATACCTCGACCATCCACACCGTCGACAAGGAGCGCTTCCGTCAGGCGGTGCTGGCGAGCTCCAAGCCCGAGGATTTCGGCTACCAGCGCGCCGATTACGACAAGATCATCGCGCTGAAGTGA
- a CDS encoding TRAP transporter small permease, with product MQTDPPVLDDKGEFAVEDEAVDLSSYSFEDYLSVAFFWVLSLTVFYQFFTRYVMNDSAAWTEEIARYLLVCVVFLGAVGPVRRNSHIQIDFFYHVLPKPVMRVMSTLVDIVRIAFLSYAAWLTWQLMTRIGRQPMSVVDIPIGVVYAVVMLGFALMAVRAVGIAILHARRGYSILERPE from the coding sequence ATGCAGACCGATCCTCCGGTCCTCGACGACAAGGGCGAATTCGCCGTCGAGGATGAGGCCGTCGACCTCTCGTCCTATTCGTTCGAGGACTACCTGTCGGTCGCCTTCTTCTGGGTCCTGAGCCTGACAGTGTTCTACCAGTTCTTCACCCGCTACGTGATGAACGACTCGGCGGCCTGGACTGAGGAGATCGCGCGCTATCTGCTCGTCTGCGTCGTGTTCCTCGGCGCTGTCGGGCCTGTGCGGCGCAACAGCCATATCCAGATCGACTTCTTCTATCACGTGCTGCCGAAGCCGGTGATGCGGGTCATGTCGACGCTCGTCGACATCGTGCGCATCGCCTTCCTCAGCTATGCGGCCTGGCTCACCTGGCAGTTGATGACGCGAATCGGACGGCAGCCCATGTCGGTCGTCGATATCCCGATCGGCGTCGTCTATGCGGTCGTCATGCTGGGCTTTGCCCTGATGGCGGTGAGGGCCGTCGGCATCGCCATCCTCCATGCGCGGCGCGGCTATTCCATTCTCGAACGGCCGGAATAG
- a CDS encoding TRAP transporter large permease — MSATAFKLLFLAMMGSGIPVAIAMAGSSLVYVMTTGIAPDFIIIHRMFAGVDSFPLLSVPFFIMAGNLMNSAGITNRIYNFALALVGWLKGGLGHVNVVGSVIFSGMSGTAVADAAGLGTIEIRAMKEHGYDVEFAVGVTAASATLGPIIPPSLPFVIYGMMASVSIGQLFLAGIVPGVVMALLMMLTVSYYAHKNGWGADIVFSWPRVGGALGELVVITLFPLILWAAISWGAPPRPTVIGGFAILLVIDRIMKFAAVLPLLTPILLIGGMTSGVFTATEGAIAACVWALFLGLVWYRTLTWPMFLKASLDTVETTATVLFIVSAASVFGWMLTVSKTTEIIAEWVLNFTQNKEMFLLLANLLMLFVGCFLEPTAAITILTPILLPIVMQLGIDPVHFGLIMVLNLMIGLLHPPMGLVLFVLARVANLSFERTTMAILPWLVPLLFSLVLVTYVPTISLWLPALLK; from the coding sequence ATGTCCGCCACAGCCTTCAAACTGCTCTTCCTGGCCATGATGGGGTCGGGCATTCCGGTCGCCATCGCCATGGCCGGATCCTCGCTGGTCTATGTGATGACCACCGGCATCGCGCCCGATTTCATCATCATCCACCGCATGTTCGCGGGCGTCGATTCGTTCCCGCTGCTGTCCGTGCCGTTCTTCATCATGGCCGGCAACCTGATGAACTCGGCCGGCATCACAAACCGCATCTACAATTTCGCGCTGGCCCTGGTCGGCTGGCTGAAGGGCGGCCTTGGCCATGTCAATGTCGTGGGCTCGGTCATCTTCTCCGGCATGTCGGGCACGGCTGTCGCCGATGCGGCAGGACTCGGCACGATCGAGATCCGGGCCATGAAGGAGCACGGCTATGATGTCGAGTTCGCGGTCGGTGTGACGGCCGCCTCCGCGACGCTTGGACCGATCATCCCGCCATCGCTGCCCTTCGTCATCTACGGCATGATGGCCAGCGTCTCCATCGGCCAGCTGTTCCTTGCCGGCATCGTGCCGGGCGTTGTCATGGCGCTCCTGATGATGCTGACCGTGTCCTATTACGCCCACAAGAACGGCTGGGGCGCCGATATCGTGTTCTCCTGGCCACGGGTGGGCGGGGCGCTCGGCGAACTCGTGGTGATCACGCTGTTTCCGCTGATCCTCTGGGCAGCGATCTCTTGGGGCGCGCCGCCGCGCCCAACCGTCATCGGCGGTTTCGCGATCCTGCTCGTCATCGACCGGATCATGAAATTCGCGGCCGTCCTGCCGCTCCTGACGCCAATCCTGCTGATCGGTGGCATGACCTCGGGCGTCTTCACCGCCACGGAAGGCGCGATCGCTGCCTGCGTCTGGGCCCTGTTCCTCGGCCTCGTCTGGTACCGCACCCTGACCTGGCCGATGTTCCTCAAGGCCTCCCTCGACACGGTGGAGACCACCGCCACCGTCCTGTTCATCGTCTCCGCCGCCTCCGTGTTCGGCTGGATGCTGACGGTATCGAAGACCACCGAGATCATCGCCGAATGGGTGCTGAACTTCACCCAGAACAAGGAAATGTTTCTCCTCCTGGCGAACCTCCTGATGCTGTTCGTCGGCTGCTTCCTGGAACCAACGGCGGCGATCACCATCCTGACGCCCATTCTCCTGCCGATCGTCATGCAGCTCGGCATCGACCCCGTCCATTTCGGCCTGATCATGGTGCTGAACCTGATGATCGGCCTGCTGCATCCACCCATGGGCCTGGTGCTCTTCGTCCTGGCCCGCGTGGCGAACCTGTCTTTCGAGCGGACAACCATGGCGATCCTGCCCTGGCTTGTGCCACTGCTGTTCAGCCTGGTCCTCGTCACCTACGTCCCGACGATCAGCCTCTGGCTGCCGGCCCTGCTGAAATGA
- a CDS encoding SDR family NAD(P)-dependent oxidoreductase, with amino-acid sequence MTPRDINASNAIIVGGTAGIGLASAEALLTVGLPRLVLVGRSQARGEAVCDDLRSRFPAAEIHFTACDATDADKLSEAVDSAAALMGGIDILVSCAGGDPMPQLLHTISLGDIMPTINMIAGGVILPARAVLPHMTARGGGVVICVASDAAKVATPGETVIGAAMAAITMFCRGMAWEAKRHGIRVNCLTPSVVGDTPLYGRLKEDDFARKLFAKAETMASLGIVTAADLAAAIVFLASPAAAKMTGQTISITGGISAV; translated from the coding sequence GTGACGCCAAGGGACATCAACGCATCCAATGCCATCATTGTCGGCGGAACAGCCGGCATTGGTCTGGCAAGCGCCGAGGCGCTCCTGACGGTTGGCTTGCCGAGACTGGTCCTTGTCGGTCGTTCTCAAGCACGCGGTGAGGCGGTCTGCGATGATCTGAGGTCACGGTTTCCGGCCGCTGAGATCCATTTCACGGCCTGTGACGCGACAGATGCCGACAAACTGTCGGAAGCGGTCGATAGCGCCGCCGCCCTGATGGGCGGGATCGACATCCTGGTCAGCTGTGCCGGCGGCGATCCCATGCCGCAGCTGCTGCACACTATCTCGCTCGGCGACATCATGCCGACCATCAACATGATCGCGGGCGGCGTCATCCTGCCGGCGCGCGCTGTCCTGCCGCATATGACGGCCCGCGGTGGCGGCGTCGTGATCTGCGTCGCCTCCGATGCCGCCAAGGTCGCAACTCCCGGCGAAACGGTCATTGGCGCCGCCATGGCCGCCATCACCATGTTCTGTCGGGGCATGGCCTGGGAGGCCAAGCGGCATGGCATCCGGGTCAACTGCCTGACACCGAGCGTGGTCGGGGACACACCGCTTTACGGACGGCTGAAGGAGGACGATTTCGCGCGCAAGCTGTTTGCCAAGGCTGAAACCATGGCGAGCCTCGGCATCGTGACCGCAGCCGATCTGGCGGCTGCCATCGTGTTCCTCGCAAGCCCCGCTGCAGCAAAAATGACGGGTCAGACGATCAGCATTACCGGCGGCATCTCGGCCGTCTGA
- a CDS encoding HpcH/HpaI aldolase/citrate lyase family protein gives MRSLLFVPAGSPKMLEKSVASAADVVILDLEDAVQQSAKAEARAMLVQHLRDRPAGSTRVAVRVNGLATEWCADDLAAIVPLRPDFIMLPKTEGPADLASLDVMIAPRELDRGRTGILVVATETTGSVLALAASRWAHPRLRGMLWGGEDLAAELGSTTNRKADGAYSSPFRLARDLCLMAARRAGVLAIDAVWTDLRDLQGLEAEAEAARRDGFDAKAAIHPAQVEVINRVFQPTADELSWARRVIDALASATTGIAVVDGQMVDAPHAARARRILARV, from the coding sequence ATGCGCTCGCTCCTGTTCGTTCCGGCGGGATCGCCGAAGATGCTGGAAAAATCGGTCGCCAGCGCGGCCGATGTGGTGATCCTCGATCTGGAGGACGCCGTGCAGCAATCGGCCAAGGCGGAAGCGCGCGCCATGCTGGTGCAGCACCTTCGCGACCGGCCGGCAGGCTCGACCAGGGTAGCCGTACGGGTGAATGGGCTGGCCACGGAATGGTGTGCTGACGATCTCGCAGCCATCGTGCCGCTGCGCCCGGATTTCATCATGCTGCCGAAGACAGAGGGGCCTGCCGATCTTGCCAGCCTCGATGTCATGATCGCGCCGAGGGAGCTCGATCGAGGGCGGACCGGCATTCTCGTGGTGGCGACCGAGACCACCGGTTCGGTGCTGGCGCTGGCCGCGAGCCGCTGGGCGCATCCCCGCCTTCGCGGCATGCTCTGGGGCGGCGAAGACCTTGCGGCCGAGCTTGGCAGCACGACCAACAGAAAAGCCGACGGGGCCTATTCCAGCCCCTTCCGGCTGGCGCGCGACCTCTGCCTGATGGCGGCACGGCGCGCCGGTGTTCTCGCCATCGATGCCGTGTGGACCGACCTGCGTGATCTCCAGGGCCTGGAGGCTGAAGCCGAAGCGGCGCGGCGCGACGGGTTCGACGCCAAGGCGGCGATCCATCCGGCGCAGGTCGAGGTGATCAACCGCGTGTTCCAGCCGACAGCCGATGAGCTGTCCTGGGCGCGTCGCGTGATCGACGCCCTGGCATCCGCCACGACCGGCATCGCCGTGGTCGACGGGCAGATGGTGGACGCCCCCCATGCCGCTCGCGCCCGCCGCATCCTCGCGCGCGTCTGA
- a CDS encoding MaoC family dehydratase codes for MAGLWFEEFEPGRIFEHEWTRTITESDNKWFSLLTMNTQPVHIDNVAAANSVWKRPLVNSLFTLGLMVGMSVNDTTFGTTVANLGMSDVRFPHPLFEGDTIRIRTTVLDKRASKSRPGEGIVTLRHEALNQDGVVCGICDRQALMRMRPIAAG; via the coding sequence ATGGCAGGATTGTGGTTTGAGGAATTCGAGCCGGGCCGGATCTTCGAGCACGAGTGGACCCGGACGATCACCGAGTCCGACAACAAGTGGTTCTCGCTGCTGACGATGAACACCCAGCCGGTCCACATCGACAACGTGGCGGCCGCCAACAGCGTCTGGAAGCGCCCGCTGGTCAACAGCCTGTTCACGCTGGGGCTGATGGTCGGCATGTCGGTCAACGACACGACCTTCGGCACGACGGTGGCCAATCTCGGGATGAGCGACGTGCGCTTCCCCCATCCGCTGTTCGAGGGCGACACGATCCGCATCCGGACGACCGTGCTCGACAAGCGGGCCAGCAAGTCGCGGCCGGGCGAGGGGATCGTGACGCTCCGCCACGAAGCGCTCAACCAAGACGGGGTCGTCTGCGGAATCTGCGACCGGCAGGCGCTGATGCGCATGCGCCCGATTGCCGCTGGCTGA